The sequence below is a genomic window from Mycobacterium spongiae.
CTTTGCCCGGGCGCAGCAGGACCAGCCGCACGTCGGCCTGATCCGCGCACGCCTCGAGCACCGAGACCGCCGACGAACTCGCTGCGGCCGACTCCAGTGTGCATCCGGAATGGAGCCCTCGGTTCGAGGGTTTCACGCGGGCATCGATCTCGCCGTAGGACAGCATCCGGACCATGTCCGAACGCCACAGTTCCAACCGAGTGGTGCCGGCCGACAACACGGTCGTGCCGTCGGACGACAGATGCACCCGTGGATCGGCGTAGCTGCTGCGGGCCGGCCCGCGGCGACCGGTCGAACCGTTGATGGTGCTGACCTGGCCGCAACCGCGGCCATCGCGGTAGACCGCGACGACATAGTGGTAGACCCAGGTCGCGCCGCAGAGATCGCTGTCACGGGTGTAGCTCCAGACCGATTCCCCGGTGGCGGGGTCGTGCCCTTCGAGCGTGCGCCCGTCGCCGGTGGTCACCGTTCCGCCCACGACTACCGGGGCGCGGGTCGCGGGGCTGGCAGCGGACCAGAGCTCGGTCAGCGAAGCCGGGACTTCTCGGGCGGGCGTCGGCGTGGGCGCTGGAACGGAGGCCGGGCGACTGATGGTGGCGCGGGCATCGCTGGTCCACCAGATCAGGGCGGCTGCGATCGAGACGACCACCACGATCGCGGCGGCGGCCGCAAGATCGGCCTTGGTGCGGCGCTCGGGTCTTACCACGGCAAGACCGCGGGATTAATTGGTCGGTGTGGCGAGGTTATCTCCGGCGCCGGTCTTGCGTCCGCGACGGCGACGGCGCCGACGGGTGGTCTCGGAGCTACCAGTGCTGGAACTCGCCGCGGGAGCGGGACCGGAGCCAGCGTCCGAAGCGTCCTCGCCGTTGGCAGCTGGGTTGCTGGCAGGGTGTCCGGTGACCGGTTTACCGCCGCGCGTGCGGCGTCGGCGGGAGCCGTTTCTGTTGTTCGGCGGGCTTTTGGCGGTGCCGCTTTTCTGCCCGCCAGAGTCGGTGGAGCGCT
It includes:
- a CDS encoding Rv3212 family protein, which gives rise to MVRPERRTKADLAAAAAIVVVVSIAAALIWWTSDARATISRPASVPAPTPTPAREVPASLTELWSAASPATRAPVVVGGTVTTGDGRTLEGHDPATGESVWSYTRDSDLCGATWVYHYVVAVYRDGRGCGQVSTINGSTGRRGPARSSYADPRVHLSSDGTTVLSAGTTRLELWRSDMVRMLSYGEIDARVKPSNRGLHSGCTLESAAASSSAVSVLEACADQADVRLVLLRPGKEDDEPEQRFVPEPGIKPGSGARVLVVAHNNTAVYLPSPQPRIEVIDETGVTVASTLLATQPSAAAAASQTGSLVTWWTGDALLVFDASTLTQRYTIAAGETMAPLGPGVMMAGQLLVPVTGGIGVYDPVSGANIRYLQVTRSPSTSAVVPAVSGSKVIEQRGGTVVVLG